Sequence from the Dehalococcoidia bacterium genome:
ATTATTTTAGCTGTCATCACTGCAATTGAGGTTGGCGTTTTCTACCTAGAGTTAAGCTCCTTGGCAATGACGCTAATCCTATTGGGTCTCTCTGCTGCCAAGTTTTACCTCGTAGTCATGTACTTCATGCATCTCAAATTCGATGACAATCGCTTTTTAATGATATTCGTGGCACCTATGGTGATTATGGTAAGCATCATGTTTGTGTTACTAGCGGTGTTCTTAAAGTTTGCTGATTAACTACAAATTGACTACTGCTCTTCACTCTGAATCAGGTACCTAACCCTATGGACTCCTCACTATGGCTTAAATGGAGTACTGACCCTGTCATCTTAATCGGGGTGCCAGTGGCAGGAATTTTATATGCAAGGGGCCTACAAACTCTCAAGGAAACCTCAAGATCTCATCATTTTGGTCGAATAGCCTGCTTCTACGTAGGCCTATCATTATTATTCATAGCACTTGTAAGTCCTCTTGATTATCTTTCAAGCCAATTGTTCCTTGCTCACATGACTCAACATATGATCTTGATTTTCTTTGCAGTACCTGCAATTCAAATAGGAGCTCCGCTCATTCCGATTTTAAGAGGAACGCCTAAATCACTTAGGAAAAATGTGCTAACTCCAATAATTACGTCTCTTTCTATCAGATATTTATTGCGTTTAATCTTCAAACCGCTGATTGCCTGGCCATTCTTCATAGGATCGTTAGCAATCTGGCATTTCCCTTTTGCCTTCGAAGCTGCGATTGAAAGCGACCTCATACATTTTTTTGAACATTTTGTATTCGTAGCAGGTGCGTATGCATGGTGGTGGAACATAATTGACCCATTCCCTTTAAGGTCTAATCTTTCCAAATTAGCCAAGGTCGCCTATGTGTTTATCACTATCGTTCCTGGTTTTGTATTGGGTTCGTTCCTCACTTTCGCGCCTGCAGCATGGTACGAAACTTATAACGCAACCACACTCGCCTATGGCGTCAGCGCACTTGAAGACCAGCAGATCGGAGGATTGATCATGTGGATACCTGGTTCTTTTGTAATAGCCACGGCATTGCTCCTAGCACTGCGTTCAGCTGTACGTGCAGAAACTATTCAACAGCTTCAAAAAGAAGCTGTTGGCAAATAATTCTCTCTTTAACCTAGGCTGCAGAAAGGCTGTAGACCAGTGCAAGTGAACCCACGTAGGCAGGCGGGATAGCA
This genomic interval carries:
- a CDS encoding cytochrome c oxidase assembly protein — protein: MDSSLWLKWSTDPVILIGVPVAGILYARGLQTLKETSRSHHFGRIACFYVGLSLLFIALVSPLDYLSSQLFLAHMTQHMILIFFAVPAIQIGAPLIPILRGTPKSLRKNVLTPIITSLSIRYLLRLIFKPLIAWPFFIGSLAIWHFPFAFEAAIESDLIHFFEHFVFVAGAYAWWWNIIDPFPLRSNLSKLAKVAYVFITIVPGFVLGSFLTFAPAAWYETYNATTLAYGVSALEDQQIGGLIMWIPGSFVIATALLLALRSAVRAETIQQLQKEAVGK
- a CDS encoding cytochrome C oxidase subunit IV family protein; amino-acid sequence: IILAVITAIEVGVFYLELSSLAMTLILLGLSAAKFYLVVMYFMHLKFDDNRFLMIFVAPMVIMVSIMFVLLAVFLKFAD